One Companilactobacillus heilongjiangensis genomic window, TTTACACCTAGTGATATTTATGGAGACGGTATTCCAGCTACCGGAACAGTAAATATTTATGATAAGGTTCCAAATGTAAGTGATCGTACTGTTGCAACTCCAGAAAACGCTAATGATCCATATGTATTTTTTGTTGGTAATCAGAGATTCTTGGCTAAACCAGTACAGGAAAGTACTTCAAATATTTCAGCTGAGAATCCGACAGGTACAGTTACATATAATGTCACTCCAATTGATGCATCCGGTAATCCTATAAAGGATTCAGTAGATGGTACTGAGATATCTTATGAGACAACTTCTACTGGAAAAGTAATTGTCAAACCTGATGCTGACAATCCAGTTGGATATACCCTTGTCTTTAATGATTATAAAACTGGTAATCCCATTTATACGGTAGATGAGTCTGGTAAGAGTACTGACACCATTGATAAAAATAGTAGCGTTGTTACTTCAGCTCTGGGGAGTGATTATAAATTAAAAGGTAGTCAAAAAGAGTATGATTTGGCAACTGCTAAAGATATTGCGTTCACAGTTACCAAGCAGGCAAATACGACAGTAAATTATTACGATATAAATTCAGGTGAACAATTAAAATCAACTGAATCCTTATCAGGAGATAATGGCTCTATAACTGCTCTAGCACAAATCCCATCAGGTTATCAATTGGTTAATGCGGGCGACTTAATACAAACATTAGATGCTGACAAATCAACTGAGAATATTTATGTTAAGAAAACTCAAAACACAGTAGGCAATCTTTCATATACAGTTACATATAAAGATAAAACTACTAAAAAAGTAGTTGGCACCCCCGTTAAGAGTGAAGGAGCTTTAGGTGATTACATCGGCTTAACTGCACCAGATGGTTATGCCTTTGCTTCCGTTCTTGATAATGGGTTCTTACTACTCAAGAACAACCAAAACGTAACTAAATATGTTGTTGCCGCTGACACACCATATAGTATTTCCTATGTCGACCAAGATACTGGTAAAGAAGTTGGTACTGAAGCTGGCAAGGGTGCTGATGGTTCTAAGATTGTTCTAAAGGCCCCAACAGACTATGCATTTGTTAACGCCGATGATGTCAACTACACAATTGATAAGGACACACCAACATCAACTGTTTACGTTCAAAAATCTGATCAAACTGAAGATAACATCGTTTCGGGTTATCCAAAGAATGGCTACATCAAGATTTATGACGAAAAAGGTAAGTTGAACAATGATGTTGTTCTTTCGGAAGGTTCAAGTTGGATCATTGACAAGTCATTGACTATTAATGGTGCAGAATACTATCGTGTTGCTACTAACGAATATGTAAAGGCTAGTGACGTTTATAAGTACACACCTCTACAAACTGTTGCTACAACAAATGGTAAGAATTTGACGCCAGTTTATAACAGTCGTGGTCAAGTAATTATCGACCGTGCGCTTGATACAAATACTCCTTGGTACACAGACCGTTCTGCAACTATCAGGGGTCAAAAGATGTATCGTGTCGCTACTGATGAATGGATTAAAGCTTCTGATTCAACATTAAGATAATTATCAGAAAATACACTAATTTAAATATTGGTGTATTTTTTTGTCTGCGCTTTCACAAAAGAGTACACTTGGTATTAAAGTAAGGGGTTGATTGGATGCGTCAGATGATTGAAATGTTAGTTGTTGTGTTGGTAGCCGGACTTGTTGTTGCCATTGTTTCGACTTTACGGATGAATGGAATTTTACAGAGTATTATCTATGCCGTTTTAGTTGGGTTAGTCATCTATGCAATCGCCTTGATTATGAGAATCCACAAATAGGGGGAAAAACCATGGACAGAATGACACAAGGAATGGTTTTAGGTTTCGTAGCTTTTGTCGTTATCTTTGGCTTGAGCATGTTACATGTTAGTCAAACGGTAATCGGTGGGGCTTTGTTGGTTATTTTGATTATTAGTACTATTATTTTGAGAAGAATGAAATCATAAAAAAGTGGGCAAAATATGCTCAAATTTTTAGAGTTACGTAAATAGGAGCTGTAATCCGATTTTGGATTTGCAGCTCCTATTTTTGGTTTGGTTAGATTTATTTTTTGTCTTTTTAAATACTGTTTATATAGGCGGTGGCTCTAAAACGAGCTACACAAGGGCAACTCCTTCCGCTTTTCATGTTTTTGTAAATCGCCCGCAAGGTGCGCGTGCAATTCACAAAAACACGAAAATGCTCGGGAGCTGACCGCCCTTGTTCCGCTCTCTCTTACTTCCAATTTATCCTAGAGAACACTCTTCTCCCCAATACTTCCCTCATAAACATAAATAATGGCCATGAGACTAGCAGTAACGCTATGTAAATATAAGTGTACTGCCAGCTTAAAATGCTCTGTAAGCCGAAAGCATTGCCACTAAAGATGAATGTTACTACGAATAACACAAATGATATTCCTATCATGATTTTCTTTCGCAAATATAAAGGATTACTGATGGATATTAATGCACAGTAACCGATTAGTCCGATGGTGAAGACGGCTAGGGTTGAGGTTGTTTCGTAACTGAAGTTTAAATGGTTGCCTAAAATTGAAATGGTCATGATTAACAGTATATTGCAGATGGCTGCAGGCAACGCGATTTCCATAACATTTCGCATAAATCTTCCGGCTGGTGGGGTGTAATTTGGCTCCAATGCCAGGATGAATGTTGGAATACCAACTGTTAAAGCATTGATTGGTGTTAATTGTGAAGGTTGGAATGGGTAGCCGGTTCCTAGAATGATAAAGATAATCGAGAGAACGACTGAATAAATTGTCTTGATCAAGAATAAGGATGCCACACGTTCAACGTTATTGATAACTCGACGTCCTTCGTTGAGCATAAAAATCATTGAATCAAAATTAC contains:
- a CDS encoding SLAP domain-containing protein, which gives rise to MKKYTKMVLAGVLLSSAVLGANTSVVKAASNNPLNVDTSAIANNVIQVINELLNSKTTANKVNPQTNFSDLEDGSKLTATPIFGKKSASEFSSTLQSELNIVDDKGQLVPMTVTESNNHGFATDVSYTLNGTTKKATVSYNLTKPTVSFSKGTTMNFKSTDEAKANLSNLVTAKTTNGDDAKGNVNKPKLSPVPASVTASGAVEFTPSDIYGDGIPATGTVNIYDKVPNVSDRTVATPENANDPYVFFVGNQRFLAKPVQESTSNISAENPTGTVTYNVTPIDASGNPIKDSVDGTEISYETTSTGKVIVKPDADNPVGYTLVFNDYKTGNPIYTVDESGKSTDTIDKNSSVVTSALGSDYKLKGSQKEYDLATAKDIAFTVTKQANTTVNYYDINSGEQLKSTESLSGDNGSITALAQIPSGYQLVNAGDLIQTLDADKSTENIYVKKTQNTVGNLSYTVTYKDKTTKKVVGTPVKSEGALGDYIGLTAPDGYAFASVLDNGFLLLKNNQNVTKYVVAADTPYSISYVDQDTGKEVGTEAGKGADGSKIVLKAPTDYAFVNADDVNYTIDKDTPTSTVYVQKSDQTEDNIVSGYPKNGYIKIYDEKGKLNNDVVLSEGSSWIIDKSLTINGAEYYRVATNEYVKASDVYKYTPLQTVATTNGKNLTPVYNSRGQVIIDRALDTNTPWYTDRSATIRGQKMYRVATDEWIKASDSTLR